One stretch of Serinicoccus hydrothermalis DNA includes these proteins:
- a CDS encoding fumarate reductase/succinate dehydrogenase flavoprotein subunit, which translates to MTDTVTRSNDTELVDGIYLEGDPISDSHAPGGDIAEMWTNRKFEGALVNPANRRKLSIIIVGTGLAGASAGATLGEAGYHVKSFCYQDSPRRAHSIAAQGGINAAKNYKGDGDSIHRLFYDTVKGGDYRSRETNVYRLAEVSVDIIDQCVAQGVPFARDYGGLLDNRSFGGVQVSRTFYARGQTGQQLLIGAYQALERQIAAGTVEMYSRHEMLELVVVDGKARGIIARDLVTGKIETHMADAVVLASGGYGNVFFLSTNAMGSNVTANWRAHRKGAYFANPCYTQIHPTCIPQSGDHQSKLTLMSESLRNDGRIWVPKKAEDCDKDPRELAEEDRDYYLERIYPSFGNLVPRDIASRQAKNMCDEGRGVGPAVDGVRRGVYLDFAAAIERMGEDAVRSKYGNLFDMYERITGENPYQVPMRIYPAVHYTMGGLWVDYDLQSTIPGLFVTGEANFSDHGANRLGASALMQGLADGYFVLPNTIRDYLAAGPFEAVAEDAPEVVAAQEAVQSRVDQFLSIDGTRSVDSYHKALGKIMWEKCGMERSDEGLREAIEEIRALRTDFWSNVKVLGTAEGLNQSLEKAGRVADFLELGELMCVDALHRRESCGGHFRAESQTEDGEALRHDDEFAYVAAWEWGGDDGAPVLHKEDLVYDFIELKQRSYK; encoded by the coding sequence ATGACTGACACCGTGACCCGCAGCAACGACACCGAGCTCGTCGACGGCATCTACCTCGAGGGCGACCCCATCTCGGACAGCCATGCCCCCGGCGGCGACATCGCCGAGATGTGGACCAACCGCAAGTTCGAGGGCGCGCTGGTCAACCCGGCCAACCGCCGCAAGCTCTCGATCATCATCGTCGGGACCGGCCTGGCCGGGGCCTCCGCGGGCGCGACGCTCGGCGAGGCCGGCTACCACGTGAAGTCCTTCTGCTACCAGGACAGCCCCCGCCGGGCCCACTCGATCGCCGCCCAGGGCGGCATCAACGCGGCCAAGAACTACAAGGGCGACGGCGACTCGATCCACCGGCTCTTCTACGACACGGTCAAGGGCGGCGACTACCGCTCGCGGGAGACCAACGTCTACCGGCTCGCCGAGGTGAGCGTCGACATCATCGACCAGTGCGTCGCGCAGGGCGTGCCCTTCGCACGCGACTACGGCGGGCTGCTCGACAACCGCAGCTTCGGCGGCGTCCAGGTCTCCCGGACCTTCTACGCCCGCGGCCAGACGGGCCAGCAGCTGCTCATCGGGGCATACCAGGCGCTGGAGCGGCAGATCGCCGCCGGGACCGTGGAGATGTACTCCCGGCACGAGATGCTGGAGCTCGTCGTCGTCGACGGCAAGGCGCGCGGCATCATCGCCCGCGACCTCGTCACCGGCAAGATCGAGACCCACATGGCCGACGCCGTCGTGCTGGCCTCCGGCGGCTACGGCAACGTCTTCTTCCTGTCGACCAACGCGATGGGCTCCAACGTCACGGCCAACTGGCGGGCGCACCGCAAGGGCGCCTACTTCGCCAACCCCTGCTACACGCAGATCCACCCGACCTGCATCCCGCAGAGCGGCGACCACCAGTCCAAGCTCACCCTCATGAGCGAGTCGCTGCGCAACGACGGCCGCATCTGGGTGCCCAAGAAGGCCGAGGACTGCGACAAGGACCCGCGCGAGCTCGCCGAGGAGGACCGCGACTACTACCTGGAGCGGATCTACCCCTCCTTCGGCAACCTCGTGCCCCGCGACATCGCCTCCCGCCAGGCCAAGAACATGTGCGACGAGGGCCGTGGCGTCGGCCCGGCCGTCGACGGGGTCCGGCGCGGCGTCTACCTCGACTTCGCCGCCGCGATCGAGCGGATGGGCGAGGACGCGGTGCGCAGCAAGTACGGCAACCTCTTCGACATGTACGAGCGGATCACCGGGGAGAACCCCTACCAGGTGCCGATGCGCATCTACCCCGCCGTCCACTACACGATGGGCGGGCTGTGGGTCGACTACGACCTGCAGTCGACGATCCCGGGGCTCTTCGTCACCGGTGAGGCCAACTTCTCCGACCACGGTGCCAACCGGCTCGGCGCCTCGGCGCTCATGCAGGGCCTGGCCGACGGCTACTTCGTGCTCCCCAACACCATCCGGGACTACCTCGCCGCCGGTCCGTTCGAGGCCGTGGCCGAGGACGCCCCCGAGGTCGTCGCGGCGCAGGAGGCCGTGCAGTCCCGCGTGGACCAGTTCCTCTCGATCGACGGCACTCGCTCGGTCGACTCCTACCACAAGGCGCTCGGCAAGATCATGTGGGAGAAGTGCGGGATGGAGCGCAGCGACGAGGGGCTCCGCGAGGCGATCGAGGAGATCCGCGCGCTGCGCACCGACTTCTGGTCCAACGTCAAGGTCCTCGGCACCGCCGAGGGGCTGAACCAGTCGCTGGAGAAGGCTGGTCGCGTCGCCGACTTCCTCGAGCTCGGCGAGCTCATGTGCGTCGACGCGCTGCACCGCCGCGAGTCCTGCGGCGGCCACTTCCGCGCCGAGAGCCAGACCGAGGACGGAGAGGCGCTGCGGCACGACGACGAGTTCGCGTATGTCGCGGCGTGGGAGTGGGGCGGTGACGACGGGGCACCGGTCCTGCACAAGGAGGACCTCGTCTACGACTTCATCGAGCTGAAGCAGAGGAGCTACAAGTGA
- a CDS encoding succinate dehydrogenase cytochrome b subunit, protein MATSTAPERTARKGPPSILLKTVVAVTGLFFVFFVLFHMYGNLQILVGTEAFDEYAHHLRTFGEPMLPEKSFLWVFRILLLASLVGHVWATMSLWRRAGAARTTRYAGKKKTSYGGFYAKAMRWGGLALLAFVVFHIMHFTTQTITIDGAYASPAERVITSFQVWWVVGIYALAMVFLGMHLLHGVWGAAMTLGLNTSLKRAEQIRFVSILLATIIVVGFLVPPFAILFGFIE, encoded by the coding sequence GTGGCCACCTCAACTGCTCCCGAGCGAACGGCCCGCAAAGGGCCGCCGAGCATCCTGCTGAAGACCGTCGTCGCGGTCACCGGGCTGTTCTTCGTCTTCTTCGTGCTGTTCCACATGTACGGCAACCTGCAGATCCTCGTCGGCACCGAGGCGTTCGACGAGTACGCCCACCACCTGCGCACCTTCGGCGAGCCGATGCTGCCGGAGAAGTCCTTCCTGTGGGTCTTCCGCATCCTGCTGCTGGCCTCGCTCGTGGGTCACGTGTGGGCCACGATGTCGCTGTGGCGGCGGGCCGGCGCGGCGCGCACCACGCGGTATGCCGGGAAGAAGAAGACGTCGTACGGCGGGTTCTACGCCAAGGCGATGCGGTGGGGAGGCCTGGCGCTGCTGGCCTTCGTCGTCTTCCACATCATGCACTTCACGACCCAGACGATCACCATCGACGGGGCCTACGCGAGCCCGGCCGAGCGGGTCATCACCAGCTTCCAGGTCTGGTGGGTCGTCGGCATCTACGCCCTCGCCATGGTCTTCCTCGGGATGCACCTGCTGCACGGGGTCTGGGGGGCTGCCATGACGCTCGGCCTCAACACCTCGCTCAAGCGGGCCGAGCAGATCCGTTTCGTCTCGATCCTGCTGGCGACCATCATCGTCGTCGGCTTCCTCGTCCCGCCCTTCGCCATCCTCTTCGGCTTCATCGAGTGA
- a CDS encoding dolichyl-phosphate-mannose--protein mannosyltransferase has product MESLRARLLGPAPATLTRQRRAATVGILLLTIIGGALRFWRLGYPDRLVFDETYYVKQAWSLVRFGHEREIKAGLEEPDTLWNAGNPDVFGNQPDLVVHPPVGKWMIALGELVTGPESSFGWRLSAATVGTLSIALLGVAAWLLWRNALLAISASTLLAVDGHHFASSRIGLLDIFLMWWVLLAFVLLLVDREQGRRRLAARWGPWSERTHGPGVTAPRSAWARARRWWGPSLGVRWWRLAAGVCLGLAVGTKWSGLYFLAVFGLMTVAWDLGARRAAGAKDWLAGTVVRDGIPAFLLMVPTALVTYLVSWTGWFATQGGWKRQWAADHPASGAIAGLVPDPLRSLWAYHQEQWNFHIGLANEHAWKSNPWSWTVQWRPTLFYAEWPERGEKGCEVAECVEYIASLGNVVLWWGGTIGLLVVLFLWLLGRDWRAGAALSGIAAGWLPWFLYQTRTVYSFYAVAFEPWLVLVVVACLGLVLGRSDASPGRRRWGAVAVVGYLTLAAAFFAWYWPVHTAITIPREAWNLRMWFDFWT; this is encoded by the coding sequence ATGGAGTCACTGCGGGCGCGCCTGCTCGGCCCGGCGCCCGCGACGCTCACCCGGCAGCGGCGCGCCGCGACGGTCGGGATCCTGCTGCTGACGATCATCGGCGGGGCGCTGCGCTTCTGGCGGCTCGGCTATCCCGACCGCCTCGTCTTCGACGAGACCTACTACGTCAAGCAGGCCTGGTCGCTGGTCCGGTTCGGGCACGAGCGGGAGATCAAGGCCGGGCTCGAGGAGCCGGACACGCTGTGGAACGCGGGGAACCCGGACGTCTTCGGCAACCAGCCCGACCTCGTCGTGCACCCCCCGGTCGGCAAGTGGATGATCGCCCTCGGCGAGCTCGTCACCGGCCCGGAGTCCTCCTTCGGCTGGCGGCTGTCGGCCGCCACCGTCGGCACCCTGTCGATCGCGCTCCTCGGCGTCGCCGCCTGGCTGCTGTGGCGCAACGCGCTGCTCGCGATCAGCGCCTCCACCCTGCTCGCGGTGGACGGGCACCACTTCGCCTCCTCGCGGATCGGCCTGCTCGACATCTTCCTCATGTGGTGGGTGCTGCTCGCCTTCGTCCTGCTGCTGGTCGACCGGGAGCAGGGACGGCGAAGACTCGCCGCGCGCTGGGGGCCGTGGTCGGAGCGCACCCACGGCCCGGGCGTCACGGCGCCCCGCTCGGCCTGGGCCCGCGCCCGCCGGTGGTGGGGCCCGAGCCTCGGGGTCCGCTGGTGGCGGCTCGCTGCCGGGGTATGCCTGGGGCTGGCGGTCGGGACCAAGTGGTCCGGCCTCTACTTCCTCGCCGTCTTCGGCCTCATGACGGTGGCGTGGGACCTCGGCGCGCGCCGGGCCGCGGGGGCGAAGGACTGGCTGGCCGGCACGGTGGTGCGCGACGGCATACCCGCCTTCCTGCTCATGGTGCCGACCGCGCTGGTGACCTATCTCGTGAGCTGGACCGGGTGGTTCGCGACGCAGGGCGGGTGGAAGCGGCAGTGGGCGGCCGACCACCCGGCGTCCGGCGCCATCGCCGGGCTGGTGCCGGACCCGCTGCGCTCGCTGTGGGCCTACCACCAGGAGCAGTGGAACTTCCACATCGGGCTGGCCAACGAGCACGCCTGGAAGTCCAACCCGTGGAGCTGGACGGTGCAGTGGCGGCCCACCCTCTTCTACGCCGAGTGGCCCGAGCGCGGTGAGAAGGGGTGCGAGGTCGCCGAGTGCGTGGAGTACATCGCCTCGCTCGGCAACGTCGTCCTGTGGTGGGGCGGGACGATCGGGCTGCTCGTCGTGCTCTTCCTGTGGCTGCTGGGCCGGGACTGGCGCGCGGGGGCGGCGCTGTCCGGGATCGCGGCGGGCTGGCTGCCGTGGTTCCTCTACCAGACGCGGACGGTCTACAGCTTCTACGCCGTCGCCTTCGAGCCGTGGCTCGTGCTGGTCGTGGTCGCCTGCCTGGGGCTGGTGCTCGGCCGGTCCGACGCCTCACCGGGACGCCGACGATGGGGGGCAGTCGCAGTGGTCGGCTACCTCACCCTCGCCGCGGCCTTCTTCGCGTGGTACTGGCCGGTGCACACCGCCATCACGATCCCGCGGGAGGCGTGGAACCTGCGGATGTGGTTCGACTTCTGGACCTGA
- a CDS encoding tetratricopeptide repeat protein, translating to MGDFEDMLRGLDGSGDDQDRRIPVGEAVALPADDDLDDHARYDRATFAFETKDYVRAATLLEPLVQADPGNAEVRLLLARSYYHSARLGRAETELRAMVERWPSDAYAHLVLARTLQRAGRAEEGAPHLKLAEAMGLEG from the coding sequence ATGGGTGACTTCGAGGACATGCTGAGGGGGCTGGACGGTAGCGGGGACGACCAGGACCGGCGGATCCCTGTGGGCGAGGCGGTCGCGCTGCCGGCCGACGACGACCTCGACGACCACGCGCGCTACGACCGCGCCACCTTCGCCTTCGAGACCAAGGACTACGTCCGCGCCGCGACCCTGCTGGAGCCGCTCGTGCAGGCCGACCCCGGCAACGCCGAGGTGCGCCTGCTGCTGGCCCGCAGCTACTACCACTCCGCCCGGCTGGGGCGCGCCGAGACCGAGCTGCGCGCCATGGTCGAGCGCTGGCCGAGCGACGCCTACGCGCACCTCGTGCTGGCCCGGACCCTGCAGCGCGCCGGCCGCGCCGAGGAGGGAGCCCCGCACCTCAAGCTCGCCGAGGCCATGGGGCTGGAGGGGTGA
- a CDS encoding PH domain-containing protein, which produces MSEPRPPGAQPGVEHQGEVDVQAPAGMPTAASDGAAPRAGDEEGWQRLSPRMLLVHPLLTLRSMIIPIVLVLFSLMRGDGLGDGGGVWFWIALAFPVIAVVFGVLSWHFTRYRFTPQQLQLRSGWLNRKLVTAPLDRIRSVDLESSLLHRVLGLTKAQIGTGVDTSQITLDGLPREHAARLRVDLLARSHLADDAVAEAPPAQDAPTGEPERSLPAPEEELARIDWGWLRYAPFSLSSLVVVAGALGVLGQFGDDVPIDEVSVASDAWEWVVAQAVLLLVAGALLVLVVSWLLVSTLSYVITWWNLRLVREAGGKIRLTRGLFTTKSQTIEGGKIRGVLMTEQFLLRFVKGAELTALATGVGTGGTAKLLPPAPRRVVQEVGHAILEEEGPLTMPLVGHGPRARRRIHVRRQWGTLFLVGLACIPTFVLDVWIFGLLPWWGPLAVLLVVGVLNVLIAESAWRNLGHGLTDEHVVVQTGAVIRSREVLERAGIIGWTLDQSFFQRRLGLGDLTATTAAGNERLLAPNIPVPLAVDLADRASPGMLDGFRA; this is translated from the coding sequence GTGAGCGAGCCGCGCCCACCTGGCGCGCAGCCGGGGGTCGAGCACCAGGGGGAGGTCGACGTGCAGGCCCCCGCGGGTATGCCGACCGCCGCGTCTGACGGGGCCGCACCCCGGGCGGGGGACGAGGAGGGGTGGCAGCGACTCAGCCCGCGCATGCTCCTGGTCCACCCGCTGCTCACGCTGCGCTCGATGATCATCCCGATCGTCCTCGTCCTCTTCAGCCTGATGCGCGGCGACGGCCTGGGCGACGGCGGCGGTGTCTGGTTCTGGATCGCGCTGGCCTTCCCCGTGATCGCGGTCGTCTTCGGGGTGCTCTCCTGGCACTTCACCCGCTACCGCTTCACCCCCCAGCAGCTGCAGCTGCGGTCCGGGTGGCTGAACCGCAAGCTGGTCACCGCCCCGCTGGACCGCATCCGCAGCGTCGACCTCGAGTCCTCGCTGCTGCACCGGGTGCTCGGGCTGACCAAGGCCCAGATCGGCACCGGCGTCGACACCTCGCAGATCACCCTCGACGGGCTCCCGCGCGAGCACGCGGCGCGGCTGCGCGTCGACCTCCTGGCCCGCTCGCACCTCGCCGACGACGCGGTGGCCGAGGCGCCGCCCGCGCAGGACGCGCCGACGGGGGAGCCGGAGCGGAGCCTTCCCGCCCCCGAGGAGGAGCTGGCCCGCATCGACTGGGGCTGGCTGCGGTATGCGCCCTTCAGCCTCTCCAGCCTCGTCGTCGTCGCGGGTGCGCTGGGTGTCCTCGGCCAGTTCGGCGACGACGTGCCGATCGACGAGGTCTCGGTCGCCTCGGACGCCTGGGAGTGGGTCGTGGCGCAGGCCGTGCTGCTCCTGGTGGCCGGTGCCCTCCTGGTCCTCGTCGTCAGCTGGCTGCTCGTCTCGACCCTCTCCTACGTCATCACCTGGTGGAACCTGCGCCTGGTGCGGGAGGCCGGGGGCAAGATCCGGCTGACCCGCGGGCTCTTCACGACCAAGAGCCAGACCATCGAGGGCGGCAAGATCCGCGGGGTGCTCATGACCGAGCAGTTCCTGCTCCGCTTCGTCAAGGGTGCCGAGCTCACCGCGCTCGCCACCGGGGTCGGCACGGGCGGCACCGCCAAGCTGCTGCCCCCGGCGCCGCGCCGCGTGGTGCAGGAGGTCGGGCACGCAATCCTGGAGGAGGAGGGCCCGCTCACCATGCCGCTCGTCGGGCACGGACCGCGCGCCCGGCGCCGGATCCACGTCCGTCGCCAGTGGGGGACCCTCTTCCTCGTCGGCCTCGCGTGCATACCGACCTTCGTCCTCGACGTCTGGATCTTCGGCCTCCTCCCGTGGTGGGGGCCCCTCGCCGTGCTCCTCGTGGTGGGCGTGCTTAACGTGCTCATCGCCGAGAGCGCCTGGCGCAACCTCGGGCACGGGCTGACCGACGAGCACGTCGTCGTGCAGACCGGCGCCGTCATCCGCAGCCGCGAGGTGCTGGAGCGGGCCGGCATCATCGGCTGGACCCTCGACCAGAGCTTCTTTCAGCGCCGCCTGGGGCTCGGCGACCTCACCGCTACCACCGCCGCCGGCAACGAGCGCCTGCTCGCGCCCAACATCCCGGTGCCGCTGGCGGTCGACCTCGCCGACCGGGCCAGCCCGGGAATGCTGGACGGCTTCCGCGCGTAG
- a CDS encoding PH domain-containing protein yields MTVVQPEQAHTGPALREPAYQVSPRALRYWVVQNFIGSIIVWAILFTVHWFLPDAWARWFGPLFVVIMVYNLLELVLEPAIRYRRTRWEVTGERVFSQTGWLSREQRIAPLSRVQTVDTERGPVMRLFRLANVTVTTASAAGPITLPCLDTDLADRVTADLARVTGQTRGDAT; encoded by the coding sequence ATGACCGTCGTCCAGCCCGAGCAGGCCCACACAGGGCCGGCCCTGCGCGAACCGGCATACCAGGTGAGCCCCCGCGCGCTGCGCTACTGGGTGGTGCAGAACTTCATCGGCAGCATCATCGTGTGGGCGATCCTCTTCACCGTCCACTGGTTCCTGCCCGACGCGTGGGCGCGCTGGTTCGGTCCGCTCTTCGTCGTCATCATGGTCTACAACCTGCTCGAGCTCGTCCTCGAGCCGGCGATCCGCTACCGGCGCACCCGCTGGGAGGTCACAGGCGAACGGGTCTTCTCCCAGACCGGGTGGCTCTCGCGCGAGCAGCGGATCGCGCCCCTGTCACGGGTGCAGACGGTCGACACCGAGCGCGGCCCGGTCATGCGCCTCTTCCGGCTCGCCAACGTCACCGTGACGACCGCCTCGGCGGCCGGCCCGATCACCCTCCCGTGCCTCGACACCGACCTTGCCGACCGCGTCACCGCCGACCTCGCCCGGGTCACCGGGCAGACCAGGGGGGACGCGACGTGA
- the argF gene encoding ornithine carbamoyltransferase: MTVDLRGRSLLSLVEETPEEIRALLDLAAELKAAKRAGTEERRLVGRSIALIFEKTSTRTRSAFEVAAADQGAYSTFLDPKSTQIGHKESIKDTARVLGRMYDAIQYRGAAQSTVEQLVRYAGVPVYNGLTDEWHPTQMLADALTMAEHTDGGGETDWGSISYAYLGDARNNTGHSLLLLGAKLGMDVRIGAPSALQPAPSVVTLCQDIAAETGARLTITEDPLEAVAGVDFVHTDVWVSMGEPASAWAERIEHLMPYQVNAEIMAATDNPAARFMHCLPAFHDTDTEVGQQLMATNPDLKNGLEVTDEVFESSASIVFDQAENRLHTIKALLVATLA; encoded by the coding sequence ATGACCGTGGACCTGCGGGGCCGCAGCCTGCTGTCCCTGGTGGAGGAGACGCCCGAGGAGATTCGGGCGCTGCTCGACCTCGCCGCCGAGCTCAAGGCCGCCAAGCGGGCCGGCACCGAGGAGCGCCGCCTCGTGGGCAGGTCGATCGCGCTGATCTTCGAGAAGACCTCGACCCGCACGCGCAGCGCCTTCGAGGTCGCCGCCGCTGACCAGGGCGCATACAGCACCTTCCTCGACCCGAAGAGCACCCAGATCGGGCACAAGGAGTCGATCAAGGACACCGCCCGCGTGCTCGGCCGCATGTATGACGCGATCCAGTACCGCGGCGCCGCGCAGTCGACGGTCGAGCAGCTCGTCCGGTATGCCGGGGTGCCGGTCTACAACGGCCTCACCGACGAGTGGCACCCGACCCAGATGCTGGCCGACGCCCTCACGATGGCCGAGCACACCGACGGCGGCGGCGAGACCGACTGGGGCTCGATCTCGTACGCCTACCTCGGTGACGCCCGCAACAACACCGGCCACTCGCTGCTGCTGCTCGGCGCGAAGCTCGGCATGGACGTGCGCATCGGCGCCCCGTCGGCCCTCCAGCCCGCGCCGTCCGTCGTGACCCTCTGCCAGGACATCGCTGCGGAGACGGGCGCGCGGCTCACGATCACCGAGGACCCGCTGGAGGCGGTGGCGGGGGTCGACTTCGTGCACACCGACGTCTGGGTCTCCATGGGGGAGCCGGCCAGCGCCTGGGCGGAGCGCATCGAGCACCTGATGCCCTACCAGGTCAACGCCGAGATCATGGCGGCCACGGACAACCCGGCGGCGCGCTTCATGCACTGCCTGCCGGCCTTCCACGACACCGACACCGAAGTGGGGCAGCAGCTGATGGCCACCAACCCGGACCTCAAGAACGGCCTCGAGGTCACCGACGAGGTCTTCGAGTCGTCCGCCAGCATCGTCTTCGACCAGGCCGAGAACCGGCTGCACACGATCAAGGCCCTCCTCGTGGCGACGCTCGCATGA
- a CDS encoding GNAT family N-acetyltransferase: protein MSWRWPVAVRHELPDGRRLSLRPLERADRAAWEALRRRNEDWLRPWESTAPGEASRTLPFPQLRRVLDRGAKDGLILPFVIDVDGEIVGQIQLFDVLWGARRSGWAGYWLDQEATGRGVATWALAALVDHVLLEAGLHRVEVAIRPENTASLAVAARLRLPEEGTQRGLMHVDGQWADHRLFAIVVEDLRRGGYAQGGLVPLLHGRAG, encoded by the coding sequence GTGAGCTGGCGCTGGCCGGTCGCGGTGCGGCACGAGCTGCCCGACGGCAGGCGTCTGTCGCTGCGCCCGTTGGAGCGGGCCGACCGCGCCGCCTGGGAGGCGCTGCGCCGGCGCAACGAGGACTGGCTGCGGCCGTGGGAGTCGACCGCGCCGGGGGAGGCGTCGAGGACCCTGCCCTTCCCGCAGCTGCGTCGGGTGCTGGACCGGGGTGCCAAGGACGGGCTGATCCTGCCCTTCGTCATCGACGTGGACGGCGAGATCGTCGGCCAGATCCAGCTCTTCGACGTGCTCTGGGGCGCGCGGCGCTCCGGCTGGGCGGGCTACTGGCTGGACCAGGAAGCGACCGGCCGCGGGGTGGCGACGTGGGCGCTGGCGGCGCTGGTCGACCACGTCCTGCTCGAGGCGGGCCTGCACCGGGTCGAGGTCGCGATCCGGCCGGAGAACACCGCCTCCCTCGCCGTGGCCGCCCGCCTGCGGCTCCCCGAGGAGGGGACGCAGCGCGGGCTCATGCACGTGGACGGGCAGTGGGCCGACCACCGGCTCTTCGCGATAGTCGTCGAGGACCTGCGGCGGGGCGGGTATGCCCAGGGCGGGCTGGTGCCGCTGCTGCACGGACGGGCCGGCTGA
- the moaC gene encoding cyclic pyranopterin monophosphate synthase MoaC — protein sequence MGEAPRLTHLRADGSAYMVDVSAKDVTARSATARGRVDLSGEAVAALRDGTVPKGDALGVARIAGIQAAKRTPDLVPLCHPVAIHGVEVDLEVDDGGVEITATVRTADRTGIEMEALTCVSVAGLALVDMIKAVDRFAVIGGIRVVAKSGGRSGDWVRPE from the coding sequence ATGGGCGAGGCGCCCCGGCTCACCCACCTGCGGGCGGACGGGTCGGCATACATGGTCGACGTCAGCGCCAAGGACGTCACCGCCCGCAGCGCCACCGCGCGGGGCCGGGTCGACCTGTCCGGGGAGGCTGTCGCCGCGCTGCGCGACGGCACGGTGCCCAAGGGGGACGCGCTCGGGGTGGCGCGGATCGCCGGCATCCAGGCGGCCAAGCGCACGCCGGACCTGGTGCCGCTGTGCCATCCCGTCGCCATCCACGGGGTGGAGGTGGACCTCGAGGTCGACGACGGGGGTGTCGAGATCACCGCGACCGTGCGCACCGCCGACCGCACCGGGATCGAGATGGAGGCGCTCACCTGCGTCAGCGTCGCCGGGCTGGCCCTGGTGGACATGATCAAGGCGGTCGACCGGTTCGCGGTGATCGGCGGGATCCGGGTCGTCGCGAAGTCCGGCGGCCGGTCCGGGGACTGGGTCCGGCCGGAATGA
- the glp gene encoding gephyrin-like molybdotransferase Glp — protein sequence MISVDEHLDWVLAQVEPVATVTLPVRRAQSLVTTTDVHSSVDLPRFDNSSMDGYAVRRADLEGASSENPVVLPVAGDVAAGDQERHALAPGQVWRIMTGAPMPEGADAVVKVEDTDGHPHEPQLRVHPDEGAHIRRAGEDVKAGDLVLPAGSRIGPGEIAALLSSGVSEIEVVGPVRVAILSTGDELVPAGEPVGPGQIIDSNGPMLEALVREAGAYVVHVGHLPDDEGAIKKQLHRLLDHADLVITTGGVSKGEFDLVKKVLSGQGSMEFVEVAMQPGKPQGFGVLGRRDVPVFTLPGNPVSTLVSFEVFVRPALQRRAGRSEGGRLATGFATEGWRSSPERQTYTRVRIDRDPTGKYAVSPAGGAGSHLVGPLAVADALAVSDPKAAEVTAGSEVDLLLLRPRSEIDARLHAEDDDHDEEG from the coding sequence ATGATCTCCGTCGACGAGCACCTGGACTGGGTGCTGGCTCAGGTCGAGCCGGTGGCCACCGTCACCCTCCCGGTCCGGCGTGCGCAGAGCCTCGTGACCACGACCGACGTGCACAGCAGCGTCGACCTGCCGCGCTTCGACAACTCCTCGATGGACGGGTATGCCGTGCGCCGGGCCGACCTCGAGGGTGCCAGCAGCGAGAACCCGGTCGTGCTGCCCGTCGCCGGCGACGTCGCCGCGGGCGACCAGGAGCGGCACGCGCTCGCCCCCGGGCAGGTGTGGCGGATCATGACCGGTGCGCCCATGCCCGAGGGGGCCGACGCCGTCGTCAAGGTGGAGGACACCGACGGGCACCCGCACGAGCCGCAGCTGCGCGTGCACCCCGACGAGGGTGCCCACATCCGGCGGGCGGGAGAGGACGTGAAGGCCGGCGACCTGGTCCTGCCGGCCGGCAGCCGGATCGGGCCGGGGGAGATCGCCGCGCTGCTGTCCTCCGGGGTGAGCGAGATCGAGGTCGTCGGGCCGGTGCGGGTCGCGATCCTGTCGACCGGCGACGAGCTGGTGCCCGCGGGTGAGCCCGTGGGCCCGGGGCAGATCATCGACTCCAACGGACCCATGCTGGAGGCGCTGGTGCGTGAGGCGGGTGCCTACGTCGTGCACGTGGGCCACCTGCCGGACGACGAGGGCGCCATCAAGAAGCAGCTGCACCGCCTGCTGGACCACGCCGACCTCGTCATCACCACCGGGGGCGTGAGCAAGGGCGAGTTCGACCTCGTGAAGAAGGTGCTGAGCGGCCAGGGATCGATGGAGTTCGTCGAGGTCGCGATGCAGCCGGGCAAGCCGCAGGGCTTTGGGGTGCTGGGCCGGCGCGACGTGCCGGTCTTCACCCTGCCGGGCAACCCGGTGAGCACCCTGGTGAGCTTCGAGGTCTTCGTGCGTCCGGCGCTGCAGCGGCGCGCGGGACGCAGCGAGGGCGGCCGGCTGGCGACCGGGTTCGCCACGGAGGGCTGGCGCAGCTCGCCGGAGCGGCAGACCTACACCCGGGTGCGGATCGACCGCGACCCGACCGGGAAGTATGCCGTCTCGCCCGCGGGCGGGGCCGGCTCGCACCTCGTGGGGCCGCTGGCGGTGGCCGACGCGCTGGCGGTCTCGGACCCGAAGGCGGCCGAGGTGACGGCCGGGTCCGAGGTCGACCTGCTGCTGCTGCGTCCGCGCTCGGAGATCGACGCCCGGCTGCATGCCGAGGACGACGACCACGACGAGGAGGGCTGA